The following coding sequences lie in one Thermus hydrothermalis genomic window:
- a CDS encoding MBL fold metallo-hydrolase, translating to MREILPGVYLLPVPIPYPLKTVNLYLLKGKGEVALVDTALATRTAQGSLELYLAELGLCFQDVKTVLLTHHHPDHYGLAGFFEGLGARVFLHAEELGRGHRFWLTPEAFEEASWRLFLDHGTPEEALLGIRETMAKTRERVHPPKAPLALEDGAVLEVAGRRLRVLWTPGHADGHVAFYLEEEGVLLAGDALLDHVSPNVGLWAYTRENPLEDFLSSLKRLAGLPAQVAYAGHFGPIRDIGKRAQALLAHHEERLQALLTHLESPKTAWELSLLLFPQDLDAAGRRFAFAETLAHLEYLRKEGAVGREGPPYRYFRA from the coding sequence ATGAGGGAAATCCTGCCCGGGGTCTATTTGCTCCCCGTCCCCATCCCGTACCCCCTGAAGACGGTGAACCTCTACCTCCTGAAGGGAAAGGGAGAGGTGGCCCTGGTGGACACCGCCCTGGCCACCCGCACCGCTCAAGGGAGCCTGGAGCTTTACCTGGCGGAGCTTGGGCTTTGTTTCCAGGACGTGAAAACCGTCCTCCTCACCCACCACCACCCGGACCACTATGGGCTTGCGGGCTTCTTTGAGGGCCTAGGGGCGAGGGTCTTTCTGCACGCGGAGGAGCTAGGCCGGGGCCACCGCTTCTGGCTCACCCCCGAGGCCTTTGAGGAGGCCTCCTGGCGGCTTTTCCTGGACCACGGCACCCCCGAGGAGGCCCTTTTGGGCATCCGGGAAACCATGGCCAAGACCCGCGAACGGGTCCACCCGCCCAAGGCGCCCCTGGCCCTCGAGGACGGGGCGGTCCTGGAGGTGGCGGGGAGGCGGCTTCGGGTCCTCTGGACCCCCGGCCACGCCGATGGGCACGTGGCCTTTTACCTGGAGGAGGAAGGGGTCCTCCTGGCGGGGGACGCCCTTTTGGACCACGTCTCCCCCAACGTGGGCCTTTGGGCCTACACCCGGGAAAACCCCCTCGAGGACTTCCTAAGCTCCCTGAAGCGCCTGGCCGGGCTCCCCGCCCAGGTGGCCTACGCCGGGCACTTTGGCCCCATCCGGGACATCGGAAAGCGGGCACAAGCGCTTCTCGCCCACCACGAGGAGCGCCTCCAAGCCCTCCTCACGCACCTGGAAAGCCCCAAAACCGCCTGGGAGCTCTCCCTCCTCCTCTTCCCCCAGGACCTGGACGCCGCCGGGCGCCGCTTCGCCTTCGCCGAAACCCTCGCCCACCTGGAGTACCTGCGAAAGGAGGGAGCGGTGGGGCGGGAAGGCCCCCCGTACCGCTACTTCCGGGCCTAA
- a CDS encoding phosphoglucomutase, with protein MELRPTQEGFLGELAKDFTFAALGRLAAGFGERLKEEGMGRVVVGYDARFLAREMAEEAAGVLAAMGLEAFLLSGPSPLPLFGFALERQEAAGLYLTAGRRSARFQGVKLRLFPGRPLPGEAVPFLDPPATRGSFVPLDVKRAYLEHLAQSAGEVPKKKGVVYLDAMGGAGGGVLPGVWKRLGLEAELREIHPLPHPLFYGVDPDPKPENLKTLQVLLKAQEPPTLGLALDGDACRLRVYLPGGEPLGDEALLGHLKEALGGQGVEGDGEGGFRFPWHLKEQDPFLAALLLLGVLL; from the coding sequence ATGGAGCTTCGTCCCACCCAAGAAGGCTTCCTCGGCGAGCTGGCCAAGGATTTCACCTTCGCCGCCTTAGGGCGCCTGGCGGCGGGGTTTGGCGAGCGCCTGAAGGAAGAGGGCATGGGGCGGGTGGTGGTGGGCTACGATGCCCGCTTCCTGGCCCGGGAGATGGCGGAGGAGGCGGCGGGGGTGCTTGCGGCAATGGGCCTCGAGGCCTTCCTCCTCTCCGGGCCTTCCCCCCTTCCCCTCTTTGGCTTCGCCCTGGAGAGGCAGGAGGCGGCGGGGCTTTACCTCACGGCGGGGCGGAGGTCCGCCCGCTTCCAAGGGGTCAAGCTCCGCCTTTTCCCCGGGAGGCCCCTTCCCGGGGAAGCGGTGCCCTTCCTGGACCCCCCGGCCACCCGGGGAAGCTTCGTCCCCTTGGACGTGAAGCGGGCCTACCTGGAGCACCTGGCGCAAAGCGCCGGAGAGGTGCCCAAGAAGAAGGGCGTGGTCTATCTGGACGCCATGGGGGGAGCGGGGGGCGGGGTCCTGCCCGGGGTGTGGAAGCGTTTGGGCCTCGAGGCCGAACTCCGGGAAATCCACCCCCTCCCCCACCCCCTCTTCTACGGGGTGGACCCGGACCCAAAGCCGGAGAACCTAAAGACCCTTCAGGTCCTCCTCAAGGCCCAAGAGCCCCCCACCCTGGGCCTGGCCCTGGACGGGGACGCCTGCCGGCTTAGGGTCTACCTCCCCGGGGGGGAGCCCTTGGGGGACGAGGCCCTTTTGGGCCACCTGAAGGAAGCCCTGGGCGGCCAAGGGGTGGAAGGGGACGGGGAAGGGGGCTTCCGCTTCCCCTGGCACCTGAAGGAGCAAGACCCCTTCCTCGCCGCCCTCCTCCTCCTGGGGGTCCTCCTATGA
- a CDS encoding ATP-dependent helicase has translation MDEALLSSLNEAQRQAVLHFQGPALVVAGAGSGKTRTVVHRVAYLIAHRGVFPTEILAVTFTNKAAEEMRERLKGMVKGAGEVWVSTFHAAALRILRVYGERVGLKPGFVVYDEDDQTALLKEVLKELGLSAKPGPIKALLDRAKNRGEAPEALLSELPEYYAGLSRGKLKDVLLRYQEALKAQGALDFGDILLYAQRLLEEDQEVLKRVRKRALFIHVDEYQDTNPVQYRFTKLLAGEEANLMAVGDPDQGIYSFRAADIKNILQFTEDFPGAKVYRLEENYRSTEAILRFANAVIVKNALRLEKTLRPVKRGGEPVRLFRAQDAREEARFVAEEILRLGPPFDRIAVLYRTNAQSRLLEQALASRGVGARVVGGVGFFERAEVKDLLAYARLALNPLDSVSLKRILNTPPRGIGPATVEKVARLAQEKGLPLFEALRAAEGVLARPEPVRHFVALMEELMDLAFGPAEAFFRHLLLATDYPAYLKEAYPEDHEDRLENVEELLRAAKEADSLMEFLDKVALTARAEEPGEAEGKVSLMTLHNAKGLEFPVVFLVGVEEGLLPHRNSLNTLEGLEEERRLFYVGVTRAQERLYLSYAEEREVYGRTEASRPSRFLEEVEESLYQVYDPYRNPKPVPPPHRPKPGAYKGGEKVVHPRFGPGVVVAAMGDEVTVHFEGVGLKRLSLKYADLRPA, from the coding sequence GTGGACGAGGCCCTCCTCTCCTCCCTTAACGAGGCCCAGCGCCAGGCGGTCCTCCACTTCCAAGGCCCCGCCTTGGTGGTGGCGGGGGCGGGTAGCGGCAAGACCCGCACCGTGGTCCACCGGGTGGCCTACCTCATCGCCCACCGGGGGGTCTTCCCCACGGAGATCCTGGCGGTGACCTTCACCAACAAGGCGGCGGAGGAAATGCGGGAGCGGCTTAAGGGCATGGTGAAGGGGGCGGGGGAGGTCTGGGTTTCCACCTTCCACGCCGCCGCTTTGCGCATCCTCCGCGTCTACGGGGAGCGGGTGGGCCTAAAACCCGGCTTCGTGGTCTACGACGAGGACGACCAGACGGCCCTCCTCAAGGAGGTCCTGAAGGAGCTTGGCCTCTCCGCCAAGCCGGGGCCCATCAAGGCCCTCTTGGACCGGGCCAAGAACCGAGGGGAGGCCCCGGAGGCCCTCCTTTCCGAGCTTCCCGAGTACTACGCCGGGCTTTCCCGGGGGAAGCTAAAAGACGTCCTTCTCCGCTACCAGGAGGCCCTTAAGGCCCAAGGGGCCTTGGACTTTGGGGACATCCTCCTTTACGCCCAGAGGCTTTTGGAGGAGGACCAAGAGGTGCTCAAGCGGGTGCGGAAGAGGGCCCTTTTTATCCACGTGGACGAGTACCAGGACACGAACCCGGTGCAGTACCGCTTCACCAAGCTCCTGGCCGGGGAGGAGGCCAACCTCATGGCGGTGGGGGACCCGGACCAGGGCATCTACTCCTTCCGGGCGGCGGACATCAAGAATATCCTCCAGTTCACGGAGGACTTCCCGGGGGCCAAGGTGTACCGCCTGGAGGAGAACTACCGCTCCACGGAGGCCATCCTGCGCTTCGCCAACGCCGTCATCGTCAAGAACGCCCTGCGCCTGGAGAAGACCCTAAGGCCGGTGAAGCGGGGCGGGGAGCCCGTGCGGCTTTTCCGCGCCCAGGACGCCCGGGAGGAGGCCCGCTTCGTGGCCGAGGAGATCCTGCGCCTGGGACCCCCGTTTGACCGCATCGCCGTCCTCTACCGCACCAACGCCCAAAGCCGCCTCCTGGAGCAGGCCCTGGCGAGCCGGGGGGTGGGGGCGCGGGTGGTGGGGGGGGTGGGCTTCTTTGAGCGGGCGGAGGTGAAGGACCTCCTGGCCTACGCCCGCCTGGCCCTCAACCCCTTGGACAGCGTGAGCCTGAAGCGCATCCTGAACACCCCGCCCCGGGGCATCGGCCCCGCCACGGTGGAAAAGGTGGCCCGCCTGGCCCAGGAAAAGGGGCTTCCCCTCTTTGAGGCCCTGAGGGCGGCGGAAGGGGTCTTGGCCCGCCCCGAGCCCGTGCGCCACTTCGTGGCCCTCATGGAGGAGCTCATGGACCTGGCCTTTGGCCCGGCGGAGGCCTTTTTCCGCCACCTCCTCCTCGCCACCGACTACCCCGCCTACCTCAAGGAGGCCTACCCCGAGGACCACGAGGACCGCCTGGAGAACGTGGAGGAGCTTCTTAGGGCGGCCAAGGAGGCGGATAGCCTCATGGAATTCCTGGACAAGGTGGCCCTGACGGCCCGGGCGGAGGAGCCGGGGGAGGCGGAGGGGAAGGTCTCCCTCATGACGCTCCACAACGCCAAGGGCCTGGAGTTCCCCGTGGTCTTCCTGGTGGGGGTGGAGGAGGGGCTTCTGCCCCACCGGAACTCCTTGAACACCTTGGAGGGCTTGGAGGAGGAGCGCCGCCTCTTCTACGTGGGGGTTACCCGGGCCCAGGAAAGGCTTTACCTCTCCTACGCCGAGGAGCGGGAGGTCTATGGCCGCACGGAGGCCTCAAGGCCAAGCCGCTTCCTGGAGGAGGTGGAGGAAAGCCTTTACCAGGTGTACGACCCCTACCGGAACCCCAAGCCCGTCCCGCCCCCCCACCGGCCCAAGCCCGGGGCCTACAAGGGCGGGGAAAAGGTGGTCCACCCCCGGTTTGGGCCCGGGGTGGTGGTGGCGGCCATGGGGGACGAGGTGACGGTGCACTTTGAGGGGGTGGGGCTCAAGCGCCTTTCCCTCAAGTACGCCGACCTGCGCCCCGCCTAG
- a CDS encoding LamB/YcsF family protein yields MAGWVDLNADAGESYGVYTYGHDRELFPLVTSVNLACGFHGGSPNRMREAVALAKAHGVAVGAHPGFPDLVGFGRRDMALSPEEVYADVLYQTGALYAFLRAEGLPLHHVKPHGALYLKACRDRETARAIAEAVKAFDPGLPLVVLPGTVYEEEARRAGLRVVLEAFPERAYLKNGQLAPRSLPGSWITDPKEAARRAVRMVLEGKVEALDGGEVSVRADTLCIHGDNPNAPQVARAVREALEAEGVAVRAF; encoded by the coding sequence ATGGCGGGTTGGGTGGACCTGAATGCGGATGCGGGGGAGTCCTACGGGGTCTACACCTACGGGCACGACCGGGAGCTTTTCCCCTTGGTGACCTCGGTGAACCTGGCTTGCGGCTTCCACGGGGGAAGCCCGAACCGCATGCGGGAGGCGGTGGCCCTGGCCAAGGCCCACGGGGTGGCGGTGGGGGCCCACCCCGGCTTTCCCGACCTGGTGGGCTTCGGCCGCCGGGATATGGCCCTAAGCCCCGAAGAGGTCTATGCCGACGTCCTCTACCAGACAGGGGCCCTTTACGCCTTCCTGCGGGCGGAAGGCCTTCCCCTGCACCACGTGAAGCCCCACGGGGCCCTTTACCTCAAGGCCTGCCGGGACCGGGAAACGGCCCGGGCCATCGCCGAGGCGGTGAAGGCCTTTGACCCGGGGCTTCCCCTGGTGGTCCTCCCCGGCACGGTCTACGAGGAGGAGGCGAGGCGGGCGGGGCTTAGGGTGGTCCTCGAGGCCTTCCCCGAGCGGGCTTACCTGAAAAACGGCCAGCTTGCCCCCCGATCCCTCCCCGGTTCCTGGATCACCGACCCTAAGGAGGCGGCCCGCCGGGCGGTGCGCATGGTCCTGGAGGGCAAGGTGGAGGCCCTGGACGGGGGAGAGGTTTCGGTGCGGGCCGACACCCTGTGCATCCACGGGGACAACCCCAACGCCCCCCAGGTGGCGCGGGCGGTGCGGGAGGCCTTGGAGGCGGAGGGCGTGGCGGTGCGGGCCTTTTGA